The Nitrososphaera sp. genomic interval TCAAAGGTCAACTTGCCGGGGTTCTTGACTGAGATGCCGTCGGCAATGGTATAACCGTGCTTGACGGATTGGAGCGACCCTCTTGCAAGTGACTCTTTCATAGCAGGGAAGGCCTTTGACTCGACACCGATTATCTTGACGTCCGGCCTCTTGGATTTTACAGCAATTGCCACTCCCGCTGCAAGGCCGCCTCCTCCGACAGGCACGTATATTTTTGACACGTCCGGGAGGTCCTCAATTATTTCTAAGCCGACTGTACCCTGACCAGCAATTACTGTCGGGTCGTCAAATGCGTGGATAATGGTCTTGCCCTCATCCTGCGCAATGCGCTTGGCAGAGTCCCAAGCTTCGTCGTAGTTTGATCCTTCCAGTATCACCTTTGCACCGTATGATCTCGTCGCGGATACCTTGGCAGGCGAGGCGTTCTGCGGCATTACGATAGTACAGGGGATTTTTTTTGAGGAAGCGGCAAATGCCACTCCCTGTGCGTGGTTCCCTGCCGACGCGGCTATGACCCCGTGCTTTGCCTGGTTTTCTGAAAGCGCGCTGACTTTGACGTAGGCCCCGCGCACTTTGAATGAACCGGTCAGCTGAAGGCATTCGAGCTTCAGGTAAAGATTTGAGCCCGTAAGACGCGAGAAGGTGCGAGAGGTCTGGAGCGGGGTCTTTCTGATTACGCCATCAAGGACGCGCCTGGCAGAATAGATATCATCAATGCTGGGGGCAGAAAGGTGTTTAGCGTCCAGGCCGCGGGCTTGATCCATCTGTGCTAGGCATAAAGTATGCCATAATTATAACTTGTGAGGAAAAAAACTGCCGGGAGGAGAGAAAAACAATAAAGAGGTTATGGAGGGCAGCCTTCCATTTTTTGGATGTAGTAGCCCTTTTGAGAAATGGATTTTTCGACCATGGCAGGTGCCTGCTGGATGTGGCAGAACTGGCATTCCTCTGAAGTAATTTTTTGTCCTGACTGTCCCACGCTTTCCAGGTACATCTTGCCGTATTCTATAGCCTTCTCATGCGGCGTCTTGTGTTCTACCACGACGTCAAAATGCATAACCTTGCCATCCTTTTTTTGAACGTATGTATCATATACTGCGCATTCCATGCAGGCAGATTGCCTGAGAGGGTATTTATTCTATTTCACCGTGTAAGGCGTGGCAGGCCTGCAACCCCGGACAGTCCACCGGGTGGAAGGCTGAGGGGAATGTTTTTGTCTTTCGCAATGACAGAAAGAGCAGTGTACCCGTCGGACATCTTTTCACGCATGTACCCAAAGTCAGAGGCGGGCCTTGTCTATCCGAAATATGAAGGATCACCGTCGGAAATTGACGACGTGCTTCAGACCAACATATTCAACGTAATGTTAGGGAGGAGGTCCCAGAGAAGTTTTGACGACCGCAGCGTAGAGGATTGGAAGCTTGAAATGATTTTCGCAGCCGCCGATACCTCCCCCACTGCTGGAGGCTTTCAGGGCTTTGAGCTCTACAATGTAAAAAATGAAGACATAAAATCCAGAATCGTTTTGGCGGCAAACAAGCAGCCTCATGCACGGGCACCGGTCGTTCTTGTTTTTTGCATGAATCCATCCCGCATCAAAATGAATTTCCCCGAAGACATTATCAAGAAGTTCTCAGTCCAGGACGCAACGCTTGCGGCTGGTTATGCGCAGCTAGCCGCACATGCCCTTGGCCTTAGCAGCGTCTGGATAGGAATGTTTGATGAGCGAAAGGTCATGGAAGCTCTGGGGACTGACCTCGTCCCGTCCTCGATCCTCTGTATCGGATATCCCAAAAAGATCTTGATGCCAAAGCCAAAGCGTAATCTTGCGGAACTGATTCACGAAATCTAGCAATTATTTTTTCAACGTATTAGTCAGGACTTCATGACTGAACGGAGCTCGAGTCAGCCAGGGCCTGCTCCA includes:
- a CDS encoding nitroreductase family protein, encoding MYPKSEAGLVYPKYEGSPSEIDDVLQTNIFNVMLGRRSQRSFDDRSVEDWKLEMIFAAADTSPTAGGFQGFELYNVKNEDIKSRIVLAANKQPHARAPVVLVFCMNPSRIKMNFPEDIIKKFSVQDATLAAGYAQLAAHALGLSSVWIGMFDERKVMEALGTDLVPSSILCIGYPKKILMPKPKRNLAELIHEI
- a CDS encoding DUF2024 family protein; translated protein: MECAVYDTYVQKKDGKVMHFDVVVEHKTPHEKAIEYGKMYLESVGQSGQKITSEECQFCHIQQAPAMVEKSISQKGYYIQKMEGCPP
- the ilvA gene encoding threonine ammonia-lyase produces the protein MDQARGLDAKHLSAPSIDDIYSARRVLDGVIRKTPLQTSRTFSRLTGSNLYLKLECLQLTGSFKVRGAYVKVSALSENQAKHGVIAASAGNHAQGVAFAASSKKIPCTIVMPQNASPAKVSATRSYGAKVILEGSNYDEAWDSAKRIAQDEGKTIIHAFDDPTVIAGQGTVGLEIIEDLPDVSKIYVPVGGGGLAAGVAIAVKSKRPDVKIIGVESKAFPAMKESLARGSLQSVKHGYTIADGISVKNPGKLTFEIIRKHLDDIVLVEDMEIVKTMFLLMERAKLVVEPAGAASLAYLLSNGRQHQPGENIVSILSGGNIDMYLLGQIVAKGLMQMGRMLRIFILLPDKPGALRDVVDGIAELSVNIVEVEHDRLSSNIPPGTAGVYLSLEIEDEKHAQRLVNLLHQKGIEFKVVS